The Helianthus annuus cultivar XRQ/B chromosome 16, HanXRQr2.0-SUNRISE, whole genome shotgun sequence genome includes a window with the following:
- the LOC110919383 gene encoding uncharacterized protein LOC110919383: protein METHVDASNVSNICKKVCNKWKWATNANCCPRGTRIMVGWDENIVDVMILAQTNQVVYTQIVFKLDKKSLFCSFVYAENHYKDRRDLWKDLCQHHSFMRDKPWAIMGDFNATLELDDTLAGSSTTSIATREFMECLIDVFSDAAACFLPYRVSDHTPCILVLPNVQRDKPKPFKFVNLIVDKSGFIEEVNRVWQTDVSGYAMYKVVKKLTLLKGPLRKLLFDQGNLHENVKNTRKRMEECQYELDRSPGNGELMTKLDSMLQMYKQAVQDEALFLQQKSKVDWLSLGDSNTKYFHNVVFESNDVPLALVEHYSNFFGSEVETPVHPTPDLFVQRLSDAKAQNMVRQVSDAEIKAAMFSISGNKAPGPDGYTSIFFKRSWDIVGQEGDPKSVRVIMGALNSFKNMSGLVPSMLKSTVFFGNVVDSVKARILDIMPFEEGVLPVKYLGVPLITTRLNYKDCKCLVEKMEARITDWKAKCLSFAGRLQLIRSVLSSSHVYWASVFILPKRIIHELEERMRIFLWTQGNRIKGKVKVKWKAVCLPRDEGGLGIRRVGDMNNTLMVTHIWSLLTNRESLWVKWIHSYRIRYRNFWDVPIKSNITWSWRKMLNLRPCIRDHIRIKMGDGKNTSAWFDKWDAVCPISRFITPRSIANAGLSMNARVAVIFANGEWVWPESWFNRYPLLNNL, encoded by the exons ATGGAAACTCATGTGGATGCTTCGAATGTGTCGAATATTTGTAAGAAAGTTTGTAATAAATGGAAATGGGCTACTAATGCTAATTGTTGTCCTAGAGGGACGCGGATAATGGTGGGATGGGATGAAAACATTGTGGATGTCATGATTCTTGCCCAAACAAATCAGGTGGTTTACAcgcagattgtgtttaagcttgATAAAAAGTCATTGTTCTGTTCTTTCGTATATGCGGAAAACCATTACAAGGATAGAAGGGATTTATGGAAGGATCTTTGTCAACACCATTCGTTTATGCGGGATAAACCGTGGGCCATTATGGGGGATTTTAATGCTACGTTGGAGCTGGATGATACTCTAGCGGGTTCCTCGACAACTAGTATTGCCACAAGGGAATTTATGGAGTGT TTAATTGATGTTTTTTCGGATGCGGCGGCTTGTTTTTTACCTTATCGGGTTTCGGACCATACACCGTGTATTCTTGTTCTTCCGAATGTGCAACGAGACAAACCGAAACCTTTTAAATTTGTCAACTTAATTGTGGATAAGAGTGGGTTCATTGAGGAGGTTAATCGGGTTTGGCAAACTGATGTTTCGGGATATGCTATGTATAAGGTGGTGAAGAAACTTACGCTCTTGAAGGGCCCTCTGCGTAAACTCCTGTTTGATCAAGGAAATTTGcatgaaaatgttaaaaatacAAGGAAGCGTATGGAGGAATGCCAGTATGAGCTGGACAGAAGCCCGGGTAATGGTGAGTTAATGACTAAACTTGATTCTATGCTTCAAATGTATAAACAGGCTGTTCAGGATGAAGCTTTGTTTTTACAACAGAAGTCGAAAGTTGACTGGTTGTCTTTGGGAGATTCGAATACTAAATATTTTCATAATGTG GTGTTCGAAAGTAATGATGTGCCGCTGGCTTTGGTGGAGCATTACTCGAACTTCTTCGGTTCTGAAGTGGAAACTCCGGTGCATCCTACTCCCGACTTATTTGTTCAGAGGTTGTCAGATGCTAAGGCTCAAAACATGGTTCGTCAGGTTTCGGATGCGGAGATAAAGGCAGCGATGTTCTCTATCTCGGGGAATAAAGCTCCGGGACCCGATGGGTATACGTCAATCTTCTTTAAAAGGTCATGGGATATTGTGGGTCAGGAG GGGGATCCAAAGTCGGTGAGAGTTATTATGGGTGCTCTTAATAGTTTTAAAAACATGTCGGGGCTCGTTCCTAGTATGTTGAAGAGTACTGTTTTCTTTGGCAATGTGGTGGATTCAGTTAAAGCTCGTATTCTTGATATTATGCCGTTTGAGGAAGGGGTGTTGCCTGTTAAGTATTTAGGGGTTCCTCTTATAACGACGCGGCTTAACTACAAAGATTGTAAATGTCTCGTGGAGAAAATGGAAGCTCGTATAACTGACTGGAAAGCTAAGTGTTTATCTTTCGCTGGAAGGTTGCAGTTGATCAGGTCGGTTTTGTCCTCTTCGCATGTTTATTGGGCATCAGTGTTTATTCTTCCAAAACGTATTATACACGAGTTGGAGGAACGAATGCGTATCTTTTTATGGACTCAAGGGAACAGAATCAAAGGGAAAGTAAAGGTAAAGTGGAAAGCTGTTTGTTTACCGAGAGATGAAGGAGGGTTGGGGATTCGTAGGGTTGGTGATATGAATAATACCCTTATGGTCACACACATATGGAGTCTGCTTACTAACCGGGAGTCGCTATGGGTCAAGTGGATACATTCTTACCGTATTCGTTATAGGAATTTTTGGGATGTGCCGATTAAAAGTAATATTACTTGGAGTTGGCGGAAGATGTTAAACCTAAGACCTTGTATCCGTGATCATATACGGATCAAGATGGGTGATGGTAAGAACACGAGTGCTTGGTTTGATAAGTGGGATGCGGTTTGCCCGATTAGTAGATTTATTACGCCCAGAAGTATAGCAAATGCAGGTTTGAGTATGAATGCTCGGGTTGCTGTTATATTTGCAAATGGAGAATGGGTTTGGCCAGAGTCTTGGTTCAATCGTTATCCGCTGCTTAATAATTTATAA